The genomic interval CCCACGCCGCTCAGCTGTTTGTCTTGAGACTCAGCACTTCCCCGACTCTCCTAACCGTCCATACTTCCCAAGCGTGGTACTGAACCCAGGAGAGCGCTACAAGCAGAAGACCATCTATAAGTTCGGCATCGCAGAATAATAGTTCATATGTTTGCTCATGGTAAACGATTTGTTTGCCATGAGCAATATATTTTTGCTAATGAAAAATCACTAATAATTAATAACTATGTCACAAAAACAAACACCGAACTATCTGTTCCCCTTGATTATTGTGTTCATTGTGTGCTTCCTCATTGGATTTATCACCACAATGAACAACTCTATGATTGCGTTCCTTTCTCAGGCATTCAATCTTAGTGCACAACAAGGTCAGTATGTCAACACAGCATTCTATGGCGCTTACTTGTTAGCTATCCCATTTGCCATGCTCATGAGCAAGATTGGCTATAAAGGTACATTGCTACTTGGATTAGCTGTTGCAGGCATTGGCTTCGTTATCAATTCTTTTGGAATTAACTGGGCCATTGATGCTGGTGCAAACGTCTATATCGTTTTCTTGCTCTCTATGTGTATTGTTGCCATGGGAGTAGTAATGCTTCAGAACGTAGCCAACCCCTATGTGATGGTATTGGGCAAACCTGAAAGCGGAGCGTTCCGCATGACCCTGTCACAGGCACTGAATTCAGTAGCAACGACCGTTGCCCCAATGTTCATTACATATATCATCATAGCAGGTAAGACACCAGCTCCTGAATATGTTCCCGGACCATTCCTTGGATTAGGTATCTTCACACTAATCATCTGCGGCATTCTTGTATTCCTCAAGCTCCCGAAGATTGACGAAGGCAAGCAAGCAGAAGAAGAATCTGGCGAGAAGAAAGAATACAAGTCAAGCGTCTTCAAATATACACATGTTTGGCTGGGTGCACTGGGAATCTTCATGTACATGGGTGTAGAAATTGGAGTACCCTCGATGCTTCCATATCGTTTCCAGTTGCTTTATCCTGATATGGACTCAGCAGCATTAGCAGCCCTTTGTACAAGCTATCTGTCATGGTACTGGGGTGGTATGATGGTTGGTCGTTTCGTTGGCGCTGGTATTCTGACAAAATTCGAGCCACGCAAGCTGCTCACAGCTTGTCTATGCCTTGGTGCCGCATGCATTCTCCTATCTTTGCTTACCGCAAGCTCAATGGTAGGCATTTGGTTCATGTTGGCTGCTGGTCTGTTCCACTCAGTAATGTGGCCACTCATCTTCAACCTTGGTCTGCAAGAGCTTGGTCCTCACACTAAGGCCGCCTCAGGCGTTATTAACACTGGCGTAATAGGTGGAGCATTGCTCATGCCTGTAATGGGAGCTGTAGTTGACGCTGCTGGCATTATTATTGCGATGTGCCTCATGTTTATATTCTATGCATACATCATTTGGTTCTGCAACTTTGGCAGCAAGATCGGCATAAACGTGAAATAACTTTTATACTATTAATAATTAAAACTATTAAGCTATGATTGACATTGAATTTGTAAGAAGCCGCTTCATCAAGCACTTTGACGGAAAAACTGGTAATGTTTACACATCGCCTGGTCGTATCAACCTGATTGGTGAGCACACCGACTATAATGGCGGATTTGTATTCCCAGGAGCAGTAGATAAAGGCGTTACAGCAGAGATGCGCGCTAATGATACAGAAGACACTGTGATGGCTTACGCTATCGACCTTAAGGACCGCGTGGACTTCAAACTTAGCGACCCTGCAGGTCCTAAGGCATCATGGGCTCGCTATATCTATGGTATCGCACTCGAGATGAAGAAGCTTGGCGTTCCCGTTAAGGGCTTCAACATTGCTTTTGCTGGTGATGTTCCCCTTGGTGCAGGCATGTCTTCTTCTGCTGCTATGGAGAGCTGCTTCGCTTGCGGTCTGAACGACATCTTTGGCGAGAACAAGGTTTCTCAGTGGGATATGGTTCTTGCTGGACAGGCTACTGAGCACAACTACTGCGGTGTGAACTGCGGCATCATGGACCAGTTCGCTTCTGTCTTCGGCAAGGCAGGCTGTCTGATGCGCCTCGACTGCCGCAGCCGCGAGTTCGAGTATTTCCCATTCAAGCCCGATGGCTATCGTCTTGTTCTGCTCGACTCTGTCGTTAAGCACCAGCTGGCAGGCTCACCTTATAATGATCGTCGCAACTCTTGCGAGAACGTTGTTAAGCACATCCAGGCTAAGCACCCAGAGGGCAAGTTCGAGACATTGCGTGACTGCACATGGGAACAGCTTGAAGAAGTAAAGGGCGAGGTAGGTGAAGAGGACTACAAGCGTGCTAAGTTCGTTCTTGGCGAGAAGGACCGCGTGCTTGCTGTCTGCGAAGCCCTGAACGAAGGTGACTACGAGAAGGTTGGCGAGATGATGTACAAGACTCACGAGGGGCTGTCAAAGGACTACGAGGTTTCTTGCGAGGAACTCGACTTCCTGAACGATGTTGCAAAGGAGAACGGCGTAACAGGTTCTCGTATCATGGGTGGCGGTTTTGGCGGATGCACCATCAACCTCGTTCGCAACGACCTCTACAAGAAGTTTGTTGATGACGCTAAGAAGCGCTTCAACGAGAAGTACGGTCATGAGCCAAAGGTTTACGATGTTGTCATCGGCGACGGCTCACGCAAGCTCTGCTAACTCAAATAAGTAGCACAAAAAAAAACATCACTATCCTGTTGGGTAGTGATGTTTTTTTATATCTATCGTTTTTTATCCGTTCATAGACAGAAGGAACTCCTCGTTGTTGCGAGAATGAACCAGTCGGTCTCTTACCATATCCATTGCCTCGATAGGATTCATCTCAGCTATGAACTTACGTATTATCCACATGCGGTTGAGCGTCGTAGAATCCTGAAGCAGGTCATCGCGACGAGTACTTGACTGAACAAGGTCGATAGCTGGGAACACGCGTTTGTTAGAGAGCGAGCGTGAAAGCTGAAGCTCAGAGTTACCTGTACCCTTGAACTCCTCGAAGATAACCTCATCCATCTTTGAACCAGTATCTATAAGTGCTGTAGCAATGATGGTAAGTGAGCCTCCGTTCTCAATGTTACGTGCAGCTCCAAAGAAACGCTTAGGCTTCTGCAGGGCATTGGCATCAACACCACCAGTAAGAACCTTACCACTGGCAGGAGCAACTGTATTATAGGCACGAGCCAGACGAGTTATTGAATCAAGGAAGATAACCACATCGTGACCACACTCCACCATTCGCTTTGCCTTCTCGAGCACAATACCTGCAATCTTTACGTGACGGTCGGCAGGCTCGTCAAAAGTAGAAGCGATAACCTCTGCGTTGACGGTGCGGCTCATATCTGTCACCTCCTCAGGACGCTCGTCGATAAGAAGCATCATGATGTATGCTTCAGGATGGTTGGCAGCTATAGCGTTGGCAATATCTTTCATCAGAATGGTCTTACCGGTCTTTGGCTGCGCAACGATAAGAGCACGCTGTCCCTTACCTATTGGAGAGAAAAGATCCACGATACGTGTTGACGGATTTGTGGTTGCAGGGTCGTTGCAAATCATGAACTTCTCCTCAGGGAAGAGAGGTGTGAGATGCTCGAAAGATACTCTGTCACGAACCTCAGACGGATTACGTCCGTTAATCATGTTCACATTTGACATAGCGAAATACTTCTCTCCGTCGTGTGGCGGACGCACGGTGCAGTCAACCACGTCACCAGTCTTCAGACCATATTTCTTAATCTGCTGAGGAGCAACATAGATATCATCAGGAGAAGACAGGTAGTTGTAGTCGCTTGAGCGGAGGAAGCCATATCCGTCCTGAAGAATCTCAAGAACACCATTGCCTGGTATGAGATCCTCAAAGTCGTAGTTTCCATTCTGCTGTGAAACAGGTGTCGGAGTTGATATAGGCTGGAATGAAGTATCTACATGTTGTGACACGGGACGGTCGAAGATATCGAGTGTAGGCATTGCCGACTGATCCTCAATAGGGAGGTCAACTACAGGAATGAAGTCTGTTCCGTCGTTAGGGTCGCCATCCCACACCCCGTCAGGATTTGGCTCATAGAATGAATCCAGGTCTGGCTGTGTCAGACGACCATTCATCTTTTCCTGAAGCTGAGCTACAAGTTCCTCTTCATCGTTCGACACATTATTATTATAATTATCACTTGCCTCTGGAACAATGTCAAGTTCTGCTGCGTTGCCTTCTTCTGCAGCATTCTGCATTTCAGCAGGCATCTCTGCATTGTCAGCACCGTCGTTCACCTCTGTTGCCTTTGCCTTCTCAGCTTCTTCAGCAGCAATCGCAGCAAGTTCAGCTTTCGACTTTCTTCCACGACGCTTAGGCTGAGCTGCAGGCTTCTCTTCATCATTTGTTTCAACTTTTGCATTACTTTTCTCTTCTGTGTTGGCTGCTTCAGTGTTTTTCTTTGAAATCCTTGTGCGCTTACGCTTTGCGGTAGCACCTGTTGCGCTGTCTATCGCAGCCTGGTCAAGAATGGCATAGACCACCTTTTCCAATTCATCGTTCTGTGAAACCTCCACACCTAGTTCGGCTGCAATAGTAAGCAGCTGGGCAGGTTCCATCTGTTCTAATTCTTCTTTGTTATACATAGTATAAGCCTATAACTTTTACTTTAAAAAAATCTTGTTGGAATTGTAGTTAAGGAAAAAAGTTCTGTAACGAACTAATTCTGCGCTTCACAGAATGCGAAGCTAAGGAGATATTCCTTTTGTGGATGCAAAGTTACACATTTTCATCCAAACATTAGTTAAATGAAACAGAAAAAACTGACGAGTTACAAAAAATTAACAGTCGATAACAACTCTCGTTTGTCAATTCTACGCTCTCAATTCTTAATTCTCAATTTCCAATTCTCAATTTCCTCACTCTCCCCTTGCTAAATTTCCTTAATACGCTCAAAAAGCATCACCTATTTTAGGTAATTGTAAGAAAATTTACTATCTTTGCAGCCCAAATACGCAACAATAAGCGACACATTATTTTATACTATTTTATATTTTATAAAATTACACAATGATTTATTCAAAGGAAGTTGAGAACATGTGCGTTGTGGCCAAAGGCCCCAACCACGGTCCTGCACCCATTCCCGAAGAGGGCAAGTGGATTCAGGCAAAGGAGATTAAGGACATTTCGGGTTACACCCACGGTATTGGTTGGTGTGCTCCTCAGCAGGGTGCCTGCAAACTGAGCCTTAACGTTAAGGACGGTGTTATTCAGGAGGCTCTCGTTGAGACTATCGGCTGCACAGGTATGACTCACTCTGCTGCTATGGCTTCAGAGATTCTGCCTGGTAAGACCATTCTTGAGGCTCTGAATACCGACCTCGTTTGCGATGCTATCAACACCGCTATGCGTGAGCTCTTCCTGCAGATTGTCTATGGTCGCACACAGAGTGCTTTCTCTGAGGGCGGTCTCGTAATCGGTGCTGGTCTGGAAGACCTCGGTAAGGGTCTGCGTTCACAGACAGGTACACTCTATGGCACAGTTGCTAAGGGTACCCGTTACCTCGAGCTTACTGAGGGTTACATCACCAAGCAGTTCCTCGATAAGGATAATCAGGTTTGCGGCTACGAGTATGTACACCTGGGCAAGATGATGGAAGCTATCAAGGACGGTATGGACGCTAACGAGGCTGTGAAGAAGTTCACAGGTTCTTACGGTCGTACAACTGCCGAGCAGGGAATTGTGAAGGTTATTGATCCACGTAAAGAATAAGAGGAGGACAGACACATGATTAGAAAAGTATCATTCGAGAGCTACGAGCGTCGCATCAATCAGGTGCTGGCTGCTCTTAAGGAGAACGGAATCAATAGCATTGAAGAGGCTAACGAGATTTGCGAGAAGGCTGGTATTGATCCTTACCAGATGTGTGAGGAGACTCAGCGTATCTGCTTCGAGAACGCTAAGTGGGCATACGTTTGTGGTGCTGCTATCGCCATTAAGAAGGGCGTAAAGAACGCTGCCGAGGCTGCTGAGGCTATCGGTATCGGTCTGCAGAGCTTCTGTATCCCCGGTTCTGTGGCTGACGACCGTAAGGTTGGTCTAGGTCACGGTAACCTGGCTGCTCGTCTGCTCCGCGAGGAGACTGAGTGCTTCGCATTCCTGGCAGGTCACGAGTCATTCGCTGCTGCTGAGGGTGCCATCAAGATTGCTGAGAAGGCAAACAAGGTTCGTAAGAAGCCCCTACGCGTTATCCTCAATGGTCTTGGCAAGGATGCAGCTATGATTATCAGCCGCATCAATGGTTTCACATACGTACAGACTCAGTTCGACTACTATACTGGCGAGGTTAAGGTTGTTAAGGAGACTCCTTACAGCGACGGTCCTCGTGCAAAGGTAAAGTGCTATGGCGCTGACGATGTTCGTGAGGGTGTTGCTATCCTGTGGAAGGAGAACGTTGACGTTTCAATCACAGGTAACTCTACCAACCCAACCCGCTTCCAGCACCCAGTAGCTGGTACTTACAAGAAGGAGCGCGTGCTTGCTGGCAAGCCTTACTTCTCAGTAGCTTCAGGTGGTGGTACAGGTCGTACTCTGCACCCAGATAACATGGCTGCAGGTCCTGCTTCTTACGGTATGACTGATACCCTTGGCCGTATGCACTCTGACGCTCAGTTCGCAGGTTCTTCTTCTGTTCCTGCTCACGTTGAGATGATGGGCTTCCTCGGCATCGGTAACAACCCAATGGTAGGTGCAACAGTATCTATCGCCGTTGAGATTGACCTTGCCCTGAACAAGAAGTAATCAGAACTAATTTCTTCGCACGTCGGAGAATTAATAAAAACACGCGTATCGCAAAAACGGTACGCGTGTTATTTATTTTGCGTAAAACGCCTGTATTTTCTCAAGATAGCTCTCGCCTACCCTGCGTCCTATTTCGTAAATACGCTGCATGAGCTGTGGATCATGAGATATGTGGCCAATGGGAATCTTTTTCTCAGGACGTATCACGAGGCAGCGTCCTTCACGCTCAGCCTGAGCTACATATTCGAGTTGATGATTATACATGATGTGTCGATTCTTCATTGCCTCAATCATGTTGGGATAGTGACGAAGAGCTATTCGCATGAGCGGCATGAGTTTATTTGGTCCCTTCTGGTAACCAAGAGGCTGAGTCAGAATGACAACATTATTCCTATAGCCCAACGACTCGAAATACTCAAGGGGTATAGAGTCAGAGACG from Prevotella sp. E13-27 carries:
- the galK gene encoding galactokinase — protein: MDIEFVRSRFIKHFDGKTGNVYTSPGRINLIGEHTDYNGGFVFPGAVDKGVTAEMRANDTEDTVMAYAIDLKDRVDFKLSDPAGPKASWARYIYGIALEMKKLGVPVKGFNIAFAGDVPLGAGMSSSAAMESCFACGLNDIFGENKVSQWDMVLAGQATEHNYCGVNCGIMDQFASVFGKAGCLMRLDCRSREFEYFPFKPDGYRLVLLDSVVKHQLAGSPYNDRRNSCENVVKHIQAKHPEGKFETLRDCTWEQLEEVKGEVGEEDYKRAKFVLGEKDRVLAVCEALNEGDYEKVGEMMYKTHEGLSKDYEVSCEELDFLNDVAKENGVTGSRIMGGGFGGCTINLVRNDLYKKFVDDAKKRFNEKYGHEPKVYDVVIGDGSRKLC
- a CDS encoding iron-sulfur cluster assembly scaffold protein, with amino-acid sequence MIYSKEVENMCVVAKGPNHGPAPIPEEGKWIQAKEIKDISGYTHGIGWCAPQQGACKLSLNVKDGVIQEALVETIGCTGMTHSAAMASEILPGKTILEALNTDLVCDAINTAMRELFLQIVYGRTQSAFSEGGLVIGAGLEDLGKGLRSQTGTLYGTVAKGTRYLELTEGYITKQFLDKDNQVCGYEYVHLGKMMEAIKDGMDANEAVKKFTGSYGRTTAEQGIVKVIDPRKE
- the gluP gene encoding glucose/galactose MFS transporter — protein: MSQKQTPNYLFPLIIVFIVCFLIGFITTMNNSMIAFLSQAFNLSAQQGQYVNTAFYGAYLLAIPFAMLMSKIGYKGTLLLGLAVAGIGFVINSFGINWAIDAGANVYIVFLLSMCIVAMGVVMLQNVANPYVMVLGKPESGAFRMTLSQALNSVATTVAPMFITYIIIAGKTPAPEYVPGPFLGLGIFTLIICGILVFLKLPKIDEGKQAEEESGEKKEYKSSVFKYTHVWLGALGIFMYMGVEIGVPSMLPYRFQLLYPDMDSAALAALCTSYLSWYWGGMMVGRFVGAGILTKFEPRKLLTACLCLGAACILLSLLTASSMVGIWFMLAAGLFHSVMWPLIFNLGLQELGPHTKAASGVINTGVIGGALLMPVMGAVVDAAGIIIAMCLMFIFYAYIIWFCNFGSKIGINVK
- the rho gene encoding transcription termination factor Rho → MYNKEELEQMEPAQLLTIAAELGVEVSQNDELEKVVYAILDQAAIDSATGATAKRKRTRISKKNTEAANTEEKSNAKVETNDEEKPAAQPKRRGRKSKAELAAIAAEEAEKAKATEVNDGADNAEMPAEMQNAAEEGNAAELDIVPEASDNYNNNVSNDEEELVAQLQEKMNGRLTQPDLDSFYEPNPDGVWDGDPNDGTDFIPVVDLPIEDQSAMPTLDIFDRPVSQHVDTSFQPISTPTPVSQQNGNYDFEDLIPGNGVLEILQDGYGFLRSSDYNYLSSPDDIYVAPQQIKKYGLKTGDVVDCTVRPPHDGEKYFAMSNVNMINGRNPSEVRDRVSFEHLTPLFPEEKFMICNDPATTNPSTRIVDLFSPIGKGQRALIVAQPKTGKTILMKDIANAIAANHPEAYIMMLLIDERPEEVTDMSRTVNAEVIASTFDEPADRHVKIAGIVLEKAKRMVECGHDVVIFLDSITRLARAYNTVAPASGKVLTGGVDANALQKPKRFFGAARNIENGGSLTIIATALIDTGSKMDEVIFEEFKGTGNSELQLSRSLSNKRVFPAIDLVQSSTRRDDLLQDSTTLNRMWIIRKFIAEMNPIEAMDMVRDRLVHSRNNEEFLLSMNG
- a CDS encoding GGGtGRT protein; translation: MIRKVSFESYERRINQVLAALKENGINSIEEANEICEKAGIDPYQMCEETQRICFENAKWAYVCGAAIAIKKGVKNAAEAAEAIGIGLQSFCIPGSVADDRKVGLGHGNLAARLLREETECFAFLAGHESFAAAEGAIKIAEKANKVRKKPLRVILNGLGKDAAMIISRINGFTYVQTQFDYYTGEVKVVKETPYSDGPRAKVKCYGADDVREGVAILWKENVDVSITGNSTNPTRFQHPVAGTYKKERVLAGKPYFSVASGGGTGRTLHPDNMAAGPASYGMTDTLGRMHSDAQFAGSSSVPAHVEMMGFLGIGNNPMVGATVSIAVEIDLALNKK